ATTGCATCTGTGGAACAAGAAATGTTTTAACAAAGGGCAAAAGGAGTAGCTTTACATACAACTACAGTATTTGGCTTCACTTTTAAGAGCAAATCTATTCTCTCAGATGAGACtgtaaaggcccgttcacaccaaggaggataactataactataaagaCAGGTctaaaaatagttccaaacaaaagAATAGCAGATTTCAAACCACAACTATAACAGCAcagaaaaattatacttttggACACTTTCAGAGCGATTTTTTCCAActgatgaacaataaaacaatgacagccaatcaaaatccatcctgctttaaagagcttgagcatttataGTGGCAGATgaccaaaaaaatatttatattctgtTCTGGTGTGTATGCttatatagttatagttatcagTATAGTTATCTTTACAGCTaccgttcttggtgtgaacgggccttaaaggtgctaaagaggatcttttcgtcaactgagaaaccaaagactgttagtgagttttttaaatgagcgcatgcgtaagaacaacccccctccttcacagctcatttcgagggaacgcctcccaaaacacgtgcacgagtattggaacacgagtgtttaccaccggcattcgctgtgtcgttttagtggattcattatgtcggactcaccgcaggtaactcataatctgcagttgttactcctgtctcctggcaaaaacattgcatgcggcgcctgtggagtgtggaaagttactggagcgcgcagccgcgctcgtctctcacaaggaacgtcacggcagtgattgacaagccagagggccaatcatcgcgtaaacgattggctgatggtTTTAAGGCcatacctcgtgcacagatgatgtatattaatattattactttcagagcacctaataaatagtattttatcagttagtaaagacagtttaaagtaatattgcaaaaatgtataaaacaaaacatcctcttttgcacctttaaatggacAACAAATTTTTATTGGCTGATTAAATGGACATTTGTCTATTCTACATgatgacatatatatatatatatatatacaatatatatatatatacacacacacatccctGGGCAAAAGGGCCAAGTCAAACTATTAGCAAGAAAAGCACAAATACTGCAGATAAAGTAACTTCATCCACAGAACAGCCTTCCCCAACTTGCAGACAGCTTTTTATAGGAAGAAGAAACAGTGTTGTTCAACTCAGTGTTAAAGGCTTCCAACTGTTCATGAGTAGTTGAAAAATTTATCCCAGTTCGTTTGAGTTTAATGTGAGACCAAATATTCACTATAGGGTTCAAATCTGGACTCTGACAGGCCAAAACATGAGCCTGATGGACTAGTTCTCAAGCCACTTCTTGGTTGTCTTTGCAGTATGGGCAGGGCCTTTTTCttgatgaaaaataacatctgATCATTCCTCTATAcgtaacttttcatttttgtgaaGCAAGCCATTCTGTAAAATTCTCCTCTACTGCAAAGCTCACCAATAGCAGCAGCTAAAAAGGTTCCCCACACAATGACGCTGTCTCTTTCTTCATGCTTCACTGTgcttacatttattattatatttctcagcaGATTTTCGAAGACAGCGGTCTGGAGAATCACCATGCAACTCGTGTTTCATTGTTCTTCATCTCTACACACACATCTTTCCATATTCTGCCCAAAACTTCATTCtgtctttgatgtttttctAAGACAGCAATGACTTTTTGAGTAGTGCATTTGCTTGAATTTTGCAAATACCCTGACCAATAATTTGTGGTTAAGACAAGTAAAAGCTTAGTGTTAAGTCATTTTGGGCTTGGCCCATTTTTTTTGTGTCAGGAATGTAGACTTTTACCTTGTTTGAATTGCTGTCCTGCAGTCGAGAAAGCGGAGACTGCATGTCAAGACTGCATGAATCCGACGGCTGCTTCTTTTTGGGGATTCTGAATGGGACTGCCATCTAGAACAAattaaagtcacaatgaaatcaaaatggacaattattttttttttatcttttgtcatcattatttttttaattcatgtgccctcataatatttaatcaaaatcacTTCCCCTCCCTTTTGCAGCAACatctcatctcttctctgatgatgcaTTTACTGgcttgagggcggggcaacctgtcactcacatgagatccaccaatagcaaactaCAACCATttaatcaattccccatggacaaaatcaagtcccaccgtacattttttccccctttgtTCAAGATGCTATTTCTCTCAgctatacgtcacaatagggaagaaaaaaataatttgtttcatgtaattttaaataaatgttaggATATTCAAAACATAATGTATTTGTTGCCCTGTCCAGTTTAAACCATAATAAATTAACTTAATTCACTATAGCATACAGTGTGTATGTTtggaaatgtttaaaaatatatatatttatttattttcttagtGTTTCCCAAAACGTTTCTGACAATAAACCATAACTTTGTTTCTTTGAACTTTCAGCATGATTGATATTGTTATAGTAGCCAGTAATTACAatgactttcaaaataaaacagatttaagttttaaaactaaaatatgattgttttcataaataaaaatatgtgcACAGATATTCTGTTTTACGTGAAATTTATGTAAattgacaaatgacacatttcaTATTTCTCTGGGGTTTTATCATTACTAAAAAGACTGAATCTGCtatcaattttaaaaaaaatccatagttaatgtgatgaactacatatattgtttgaaaataaattgcGAGAAATCAAgcataatttgtttttgtataatttttttttttttcagatttcgTATCTAATGCAGTAACATTCAAAGAGACATTTTTCTTACATGGTCTATAACTCTATAATTTATCAATTTACATGAATGACAGACATAgtacaaattatatattatatatatatatatatacacacacactctactATGCATGTAAATTCACTAATTGCACATATTCCTTTGAGGTTTTCTCATTAAAAAGCCTGAATGTGCTTTAAAAAGTGCTAAAATACATTAGATTAATCATGATAATGGCAGCCCAAATATTTTTAGatcataattaatatataaaccAAGTTTTATATGCAAAATTTAAATCTTTCCAAGTAGTTCAGATTGGGAATCACTGTTTGATCTTTTTGTCTTCCAAAACTATTATTTATGACCTAATATTAATTTAGAAACTAGATGTTATACGTGTACCTACTTTACTTACTACTGTAAGTGAACATTATAATGAGAAAAGCTGTGAAATACATCGAGATAATCCAGAAGTTAAGGTAAACGTCCTCAAATActtcattttaatgtttatatcaCTAATCAATAATCACTTATCAACTTACCATACCGTCAGATTAAAAGATAAAACACCATGCACGAGATATAATGATTATAATATAGTGTCTATAACCTCAAGAAACCATGAACGTGATTAATGTCAATCAGTGTAAGCGTTTAGCATTGGTTGTTGCACTCCAGGGCCATTAGTATTACACATCTGAGCTGATATTGGTCTGATAAGCTTGGTAAACGCCATACTTACAGCACACACCTGTCTGAGACTCAATCTAGAAATATCAGGCATGGGCTTTGAACTGGTGAAGGCACTGATAAATCATTCTCTTCAGCAGAATAGCAATGAGTGCACTAAGAAGTGAGCATCCCTCTTTCTGTTTATGTACGACGGTCTtccctttcttcttcttcttcttcttcttctgcagTTGGCGGTTGTGGAGCAGAGTAAATACTCGGGATCATAACAGCGCCATCTGGAGTAAGTTACAGTTTATGACAAttcaacaaaacaaagacaagtTAGGTCAATAAGGGAGACTATATTTTGAAGAGCTCATAACAGATCCAGACAAAAATCAAGAATGAATTATCAGTTTCATATGAATGATCTGCCCATGTCAATAATGATATATAACATAATTATATAGAGGCATCTTTGATGGAAATGGTTGTGTTATTGGTTgtattatttcagttttgtgtttttgcagCGCGTGGCTCATCTGTTTCATTATACTGCTTTTAGATGAAGGTAAGCACCTTAAAGTACAGATTTGATTCAAAAATGAAACTCGTTGAGCAAAATACAAACGATATGCAAataacaaagacacctacaaAACGTAtagtgtattatttatatattttgtttttgttttacccatattttttattatttatttttacatgacaacacatatacatttaaaacaatttaaaaagatAATGACAGACCTTTAGTGAGGCAAGAACTGCGCCTGCGCACCATGCAAATGATGGAAAAACgtctttcttttattttagctgaaatttcagcttaaCTTCTGCAATAACTATCAGTTTACATGATTATAAATTTGTACATCATGACCAGAAGGTACGTGGTGATGAAATTGTCGTCGTATAGCAGTATATCTTTATTCTGGCCTTTACGTTAGGACAAAGGCGCACTAACAACATTAGCTGGCTTTGTGCTAGCTTCGCTTTAGTCAGTAACGTTATACATTTGTAAATATTGATAGATTTACAATGAAATGTGCCCTAAATTTTCCCAGGAACAGATAAATGtaatttgcattatttatttatttatttccccaAAATTGTCCGTCGGTTTGCGCAGACAGTTAGTAAATAACGAGCTTGCCAGGCTAACGTTAGTTGAGTAAACAAAACGCCAACTCGTAGAAAAAGTAAATCAAGTGTTACTGCATATATTTATGTCTAACGttatattatatgttatattatataaccTGTGACGTTCTGTTGTGTATGTTATTATATAACGTCAAACAGTGCACCTGTTGCAGCTAATTTAAGTTCAATTTAAGTCAGTAATTGTATTATATAATGTAAGGTATCTGGTTTAAAAAGATCCAAATGCATCAATGTCCATTACCATTGATATAAATGGATATAAACGTCCAGTTAGTTTAAAGCGACCCAGAATTTCTTCATACTTAAGTATCTTCACACTTCTACAAATGATTCGAATATAAACTGATGTCATTATAAACTGCACCAAGAGGTTTCATCACccagtttttgtcattttaaatgacGTTTTGTTGACATCTGTGTCGCTGTAGTTCCTGTTGTTAAAGTCTGTCAGTCCCCTCAGGAAAAGTAGAAAGAAACTAACTGCTACCCTGAGGCATATCTTTAGTGGGAATAGTAGGTTATCACAGTGTTAGTGGTTGTATTGTTTCTGTGTGactatttttgtgtttgtttttgcagtGTGCTGGTCATCTGTTTCTTTATACTACTTTTGAATGAAGGTAAAGCACATAAAATTGCAGATATCATTTGAAACGCATTAGTTATCTTTAAAGTTAACATTGAATTTGTCTTTCACATGTTCCttgtcttattttatttttcagtgatTGCAAAGGAAAGCACCCTATCAGTTCAGGGTTTTATCGGCGATTCGGTCGTTTTGCAGTGTCATTCTGGTAATGTACGACTTGAATCCATCACAGCACACTGGAGATATAATGATGTCAAGAATGTTTACGATATAGAAGATGGCAAAGAGTCGACTGGGGATCAAGACCGTGTGTACAGAGACAGAACTGAAATGTTCCCTGCAGAGTATATGAAAGGAAATTTCTCCCTCAAACTCAGGAAACTTCAAAACACTGACGGAGGGTCATACTGCTGCTTCATCCctaatattaataaacagcAGTGCACACAGCTTCAAATAAAAGGTTTGACGAAATGGTTGCTATAATTAACTcccattatttatatataaataattggTATTTATGACAGAATGTGAactaaaggtgaagtgtgtaaatTGATGCGCTAAAGATTTTAAACACtgggtgtatatatatatatacatatatatatatataatatatatatatatatatatatatatatatatatatatatacatatatatatacatatatatttggaaccactaagatttttaatgttttttaaagaagtttagtctgttcaccaaggctacatttattaattaaaaatacagtaaaaaaaaaattatatttgagaaatattattacaatttaaaataactgtgtactatttaaatatatttgacaaagtaatttattcctgtgatgcaaagctgaattttcagcatcgttactccagtcttcagtgtcacatgatccttcagaaatcattctaatatgctgatttgccgctcaataaacatttttgattattttcaatgttgaaaacagttgtgtacttttttgtttcaggattccttgatgaatagaaagttcaaaagaacagcatttatctgaaatacaaagcttctgtagcattatacactaccgttcaaaagtttggggtcagtaagaagtttaattttattttttttgaaaagaaatgaatacttttattcagcaaggatgcattaaatcaatcaaaagtggcagtaaagacatttaaaatgttacaaaagattagatttcagataaacattgttcttttgaactttctattcatcaaataatcctgaaaaaacacacaaatattttgtacaattgtacacattaaatgtttcttgagcagcagatcagcatattagaatgatttctgaaggatcatgtgacactgaagactggagtaatgatgctgaaaattcagctttgcatcacaggaataaattactttgtcaaatatattcaaatagaaaacagttattttaaattgtaataatatttcacaatattactgtttttattgtatttttaattaaataaatgtagccttggtgagcagatgaaacttcttttaaaaacataaaaaattttagtggttccaaacttttggactatataaatatatatatatatatatatatatatatatatatatatatatatatatatatatatatatatatatatatatatatatatacccagtgttatgagcactgacaggtgaagatTATCAGATTATCACTTAcagattatctcttcatcacagcaccgcacctgttagtgggtgggatatattaggcagcaagtgaacgttttgtcctcaaagttgatgtgttagaagcatgtgtaaggatttgagtgagtttaagccaaattgtgatggctagacgattaggtcagagcatctccaaaactacagctcttgtggggtgttcccggtctgcagtggtcagtatatatcaaaagtggtccaaggaaggaacagtggtgaaccggcgacagggtcatgggcggccaaagCTCATTGacgcacgtggggagcgaaggctggcccgtgtgttACAACAGAcaaaattgctcaagaagttaatgctggttctgatagaaaggtgtcagaatacacagtgaatcacagtttgttgtaTATGGGACTGCATAGTCGCAGaacagtcagggtgcccatgctgacccctgttcACCACCGAAAGCGTcaacagtgggcatgtgagcatcagaactggaccatggagcaatggaagaaggtggcctggtctgataaatcacattttcttttacttcACATGGATGACTCAGTTAGCTGGATTTGATTGTGatttttttcaggtttttgACGCTCCTcctggggtgtgtttcccaaaagcatcgttagccaattAACATTGCAAGTTCCATTGTTACTAacatagttcaacgatttggCGTTTCCTGAAACCATAGGTCAAATGAACATTCGCAAACTGCATCGtgaacttgtgtggttggaacgacagctcgagttttttgtttttaagttttttgCTCATCCACCATGACACTCGCTGTGAGAAATGCTGCAAGcagagtgatacaaacagtgaaATGGTTCACGACCGTGGTGATACTGGTAGAATATTGCATGGCTGGAAAAAGCGCTctgccaatcagattcaaggaCCAGAACTAACTGTTgtgtaaaacaaaataacatctgtcaaaaaaaaaaaaaagattataaaaccaaaaaaacaacaatgtaACAAATTGAACTACAGATGACTAGTTGGAAAACAGGAAGCGTGGTGCAGTTTAAATGTTTGTGAAACCTGTTTTGGAAACACAATTTTTCACTGCCATTTGATATTGCttttggcacagaaattacacacttcagtGCATTTGCTAATGATCTTAAACACTGTAAAGTTCAGTGAGTCTGTACTAGCCTTAATGCTactctttttcattctttttttcattctttttgtgTTTTAGAGAAACCAATGGGAATCCAAGAGAAGCCAGGCACAAACCGTAGCGTTGAATCCAAAGCAGAGAGGATTGTCTCTCTGTTGATCCCTTTCTTCGCTGTTTCTATTCTGTTCTGTGTGTGAGTGATAGTTTAGCAGTTTAGCAGTGTGTGCTTTAAGAGCAGAGCTACAGCAAGCTATTACTATTACAAAATACGTTGAATTAGGACTGTTACCTAGTCTGTTCTCACTGGAAATGTATTTCATTGTATATTATGTATAGTGACATTTAagttacttttatttatatttgttgtttaatttaaaattatttattttaaatttattaagcctttttattttatttaatgtataaagtTATACTTTACATAACAGATGTTTGAATAAGTTAACCTGTttgttgtgtaacagtatacTGCCTGCAGTGCAAATAAATTTGTTCTTGGAAactttgtctgttttttttttttgtttttttttttgttttttttctcaactgtcgttttgaaaatattatgttataatataaaattataaccGCATAACATTTGCCGGTCCAACCAAATTAAATGTGGGATCAAAACTGACAATCTGACCAAGAACTGTCTGGgatacactgcacgattttagcaatCCTATAAGATAATTTCAAATCACACTGTGCGACATGAATCTACTAAACTTGGGTATGACATGCATGTAGACTGTACGATGATGACACCTATTGACTCAGGCTATGATTCAAGTTTCTATAGAAGAATAAAACCTCATCAGCATGCGCTAGAGGTAAACAAAAAGACCAGttgtagtttttatgtgtgcTGAAAAAGAGATGTTGCGCTGATTTCATACCGTATTTATTGGTGTTTCAGTAGACGTAGGTTGTAGCAGCAAACACTGTGCGATGATTGTGCTGAATTtctgacactgtcagaaaatAATCATAGGCTTTGGTTGCAAGACTGGGAAAATGGCCGTCTTTGAACTTCTCTCATTGTACGACATAGGACCACTGATTAAGAGCCACGATTGTTTCGCGATGGCTGTCTTTCATTTGAGACAGCCAAAAATCATGCAGTGTATCCTGGGCTTTAAACCTACAatcattttctgacagtgtcagaAATTCAGCACGATCATCGCACAGTCTGTTTGCTGCTACGACCTACATGTACGTCTACTGGCCAGCCAATAAAAATGCGACATGAAATCAAAGTGACATGGAGCTAAAACTTAAGCTCTTTTCCCTTCTTTCACCGTTTTTGTCAGCACACATAAAATCTACAACTGCCAAAATGTGATTCAACATGGTCTTTTTGTTTACCACTAGTGCATGCTGATGACGTTTTATTCTTCTATAGAAAcatcatttgttttaaaatgagacttatattttattcacaatagaatatagatcaCTTGAGAGGAGGACTTTTATGACTTCAGTCACCTGTAACACTATCAGATCAGTTCTGATCAGTTTGAAATACAAGGACTAACATGCTATTTTCTGTAATTCAATCGAGTAAAATGTACCCAGGATGACAGTACTCCATGCACAGATACTTGAAAAATGTATGGTATCGGAGTAAAATTATGTCCAACTCAGGCCGATTAAAGAGATCAGGGCTCGTATTTTTAAAGCTAAGAATCCTCTCAGAAAGCTCCTAATTTAGCTTAAAAATTTCTATGTTGGATTCTTAGCTTAAGTGTGATTCAGGACCAATCTGAGAGCAACTCTGAGCGAGGAAAAGGCAAAAACTTTTATCTTAGTGATTAGGCGGGGCTGACCACATTGCTAGGTATCTAGGTATTGCTAGGTTGGTTGTCTAAGAAGGAAAAAAAGCAGGATCTATTAAGCCTTCACTTTGAAATTACAGGCATCATTTttcacacatattatatatatatatatatatatatatatatatatatatatatatatatatatacagccttttttttttaccatgctGTCAATGTTGTACTTAGGAGGGACACTACAGGCAATAAAACTTTTTCATGCACCTGTCAATTTTAAgctttttggcttttcataaagtgttttttttttttttcatggtggaaagtaaacatccaaaatacacttttaagtgtatattttatagcTCTTTATCTATTTGGTAAagtatttttacatatttttacatacatatttttaaaggccgttttcttaaaatgagtttttctctgagtcagaaatctccacttcagaAGAACTTATATACACCAAACTTTAGAGTTTTATTTCTAtctattctgaaggtttttacagaggaaTTTGTTGattatgttcattcatgtttatttgatgctataaattaactagtaggaagagatgatcggttcatgagCCGCATGAATTGAggtgctacagcgatctgtcacgacacattaaagagccacaaaatggtatttattgtatagatttctttcaaaatgagaaaatttga
The nucleotide sequence above comes from Chanodichthys erythropterus isolate Z2021 chromosome 10, ASM2448905v1, whole genome shotgun sequence. Encoded proteins:
- the si:dkey-222p3.1 gene encoding V-set domain-containing T-cell activation inhibitor 1; its protein translation is MIINLYIMTRSVLVICFFILLLNEVIAKESTLSVQGFIGDSVVLQCHSGNVRLESITAHWRYNDVKNVYDIEDGKESTGDQDRVYRDRTEMFPAEYMKGNFSLKLRKLQNTDGGSYCCFIPNINKQQCTQLQIKEKPMGIQEKPGTNRSVESKAERIVSLLIPFFAVSILFCV